The proteins below come from a single Hirundo rustica isolate bHirRus1 chromosome 6, bHirRus1.pri.v3, whole genome shotgun sequence genomic window:
- the GNG2 gene encoding guanine nucleotide-binding protein G(I)/G(S)/G(O) subunit gamma-2, translated as MASNNTASIAQARKLVEQLKMEANIDRIKVSKAAADLMAYCEAHAKEDPLLTPVPASENPFREKKFFCVIL; from the exons ATGGCTAGCAACAACACTGCTAGCATAGCGCAAGCCCGCAAGCTGGTGGAGCAGCTGAAGATGGAGGCCAACATCGACAGGATAAAG GTgtccaaagcagcagcagacctGATGGCGTACTGCGAAGCCCACGCCAAGGAGGACCCGCTATTGACCCCCGTCCCGGCCTCAGAAAACCCCTTTAGAGAGAAGAAGTTCTTCTGCGTGATCCTGTAA